A part of Fusobacteriaceae bacterium genomic DNA contains:
- the xseA gene encoding exodeoxyribonuclease VII large subunit, translating into MEDRIYTVSELTRRVKNYLEDNDALHNFFIEGEMSNISYYKSGHLYFSLKDDKAQIKCAAFQYKLKRIPEDLREGDAVKVFADVGFYENKGEFQILARHIEKKNALGDLFARLERLKREMAEKGYFDAEHKKSLPQYPRAIGVVTALTGAAVHDIIQTTRKRDDRIRIYIYPAKVQGAGAAEEIARGIAVLDALDDIDLIIAGRGGGSIEDLWAFNEKQTALAFYNCKKPIISAVGHEIDLLLTDLTADVRAATPTQAVEIAIPEKTKTRFELVNRWKYLRSIYRKYLDYLRNEIETRQNDYRLKNFLKMPAEKGGLLKDRQKQLDRELTRMFRERYGDLMYRESKLSGLNPLNILERGYSLVYDRDGKLVKNAADVRPGEDLTIRPARGSIAATVKNAQQTIKP; encoded by the coding sequence ATGGAAGACAGGATTTATACGGTCTCGGAGCTCACGAGACGCGTCAAAAATTATCTCGAGGACAACGACGCCCTGCACAATTTTTTTATCGAAGGGGAAATGTCCAACATTTCTTACTACAAGAGCGGACACCTCTATTTCAGCCTCAAGGACGACAAGGCCCAGATCAAGTGCGCGGCCTTTCAATACAAGCTCAAGCGGATCCCCGAAGACCTCAGGGAGGGAGACGCGGTCAAAGTTTTCGCCGACGTCGGCTTTTACGAAAACAAAGGGGAATTCCAGATCCTCGCCCGGCACATCGAGAAAAAAAACGCCCTCGGGGACCTCTTTGCCCGGCTGGAGCGCCTGAAGCGGGAAATGGCCGAGAAGGGCTATTTTGACGCCGAACACAAGAAATCTCTGCCCCAGTATCCCCGGGCCATCGGCGTTGTCACGGCCCTGACCGGGGCGGCGGTCCACGACATCATCCAGACGACGCGGAAACGGGACGACAGAATCCGCATCTACATTTATCCGGCCAAAGTACAGGGAGCGGGGGCGGCGGAGGAAATCGCCCGAGGCATAGCGGTCCTGGACGCCCTGGACGACATCGACCTCATTATAGCGGGAAGGGGCGGCGGCAGCATCGAAGACCTCTGGGCCTTCAATGAAAAACAGACGGCCCTGGCCTTCTACAACTGCAAAAAGCCCATTATCTCGGCGGTGGGGCATGAGATCGACCTGCTCCTTACGGACCTTACGGCCGACGTCCGGGCGGCGACGCCGACCCAGGCCGTGGAAATCGCCATACCGGAAAAGACCAAAACACGCTTTGAACTCGTCAACCGCTGGAAATATCTCCGAAGCATTTACCGGAAATACCTCGACTACTTGAGAAACGAGATCGAAACGCGGCAGAACGACTACCGGCTCAAAAATTTTCTCAAAATGCCCGCCGAAAAGGGGGGGCTCCTGAAAGACCGGCAAAAACAGCTGGACAGGGAGCTGACCCGGATGTTCCGGGAACGCTACGGCGACCTCATGTACCGAGAAAGCAAGCTCTCGGGGCTCAACCCCCTGAATATCCTTGAAAGGGGATACAGTCTCGTCTATGACCGGGACGGAAAGCTCGTGAAAAACGCCGCCGACGTCAGACCCGGCGAAGATCTGACCATACGCCCGGCCCGGGGCAGCATCGCCGCCACCGTAAAAAACGCACAACAAACCATAAAACCATAA